Below is a genomic region from Medicago truncatula cultivar Jemalong A17 chromosome 3, MtrunA17r5.0-ANR, whole genome shotgun sequence.
GTTAATGCTCTGAAATGTAATTGCGCTCTTTTATCAGCTTTTTAAACTTGGACATATTTTTTCAGATatcaattaacacaaaaaaagttGTGTCACACCAAATGACTGTTAACATCGACttatttaagaaattatttAGGAAAGTGTAAGTTAGAAGCACGGATCTTTTAtgtttggacaaaaaaaaaacaagtattcTTTTATGTTTGTAGTGGTGTGATTTTGTTGAGTGATTGGTTGTTTTGTGGCTAGAATCTCATTCCTTTGAGTATCAAATGGAATGTGGTGAGGTTTTGGTTGTGGTGTTGTTTGCTCCTTGCTCGTGATATGAGTCATATCTACTTCCGCTTACTCGTGTCGGTTTGGGTTTTTTTCTCGCCTTGGCTTGTGGCTTGATTTGGGTGATTTGATTTTGGGTTGTTTTCAAATTGGTTTTGGTTGTGCTGCCATTCCTCCTATTGGCTTGGAGGAGGTGATGGTGGTGTGAGGTGGTGATGTAGGCCACGTTTTTTATGGTGTGAGGAGGTGTCGGTGGATCTTCAACGCTACTCTGTTATCTGGTGGTTTGTCGATGTGGATCGATCGATGGTGTTGCTGCTGTGAAAGTGGATTTTGTTGTTGcgctggttgttgttgttgttgttgcaaagGTGAATTCGTTAAAGTGACATCGATTGTTGTTGTGGCAGAGATGGTTATTGTTGTTTCAAAGGTTGTTGGTTGTTGTGTTGGTTCTTGACATTGTTGTCAGGGGGTTGTGTGCGAGCAGCGGAATGTAGGTAGTGGAAGTTGCTTTTGTGGCAGCTTGTGACGTTGGTTGaggtttttttcttatatttatgtTGGGTGAGGGTTTTGGGACAACTTTTGTTTTCCTTTGTATGTTGCTACTTTTCAAATTCGAACTTGCAAACTTAGTTTAGGGGAAACAAATAATGAAATAAGAATCCAATCCTTGATATGCTTCTCTGATACCTTGACCGAACATACCAATATATAAGTTGTTCCAAAATGCTACAAATTTTATCTGCACTTTTGTCACATTGTTATTTGGTTATCGAAAGTTGAATTTGGAATAAGAGTCAataagttttatattttatatgtttatgcATGGAATAAGCCACATGAGCTGTTGTTGATGCAGGATGGGTCAAGTTTGGATGAACACAATAATGTTGGAAGAGAAGTTCGCAACATTGCAGATCTAATATAAAGGAATTAACAAAACTGATTAAATTGGAATCAAGAGTGAGGATATGAATCGATGTATATGGTATAACAATGAAATACATAAATGGTATTAAGAAATTAATAATTGATTAACTTATAAACCTATTTAAGAAACAAAATGTTATTGAAGATTTTGccatcacaccaataacaatgCCATCATCACACCTTGTATCGGAAAAAAGGGAATGCCATCACACTATGAAAGAAAAGTATATACGTACTTACAAATGTTGTAAGACTAACATCTTTGTTTTTCGCTTCAGTGAAGCAACCATAACTTTGGAGGATATCATGGTTTTGCGAGGTTACCTACCTTGTCGTTGGCGATCAATGAAAAGAAGCTCGTCTTTGGAAGACAACAACTTACTAATGCAAAAGGAGGTAAGGCTTACGCGTCATTTTTCATGGATATTTTCATTGATAAAGGTACGTAGTGAAATTGAACAGGATTTGACTTTGTTTAAGAAAACTATTattgatttgtcaaaaaatccTGTTTATGGTGATAGATTTCCTTTAGAAGTTGCTCGTCGAATGCCCTTTTACTTGGTTCAAATTTGGATGTGGGAGAGGTTCAAAAATTTACAACCACAATCCATGTTGATCAACCATGGAGACCCTTTATTGTTTAGGTGGCATAGGGTTCAGGCCGTGAAAATTGACAATGTTAAGCTAGCATTAGACTTAGCTGTCGATGATTTTCTTTGGCGTCCATACATTAGATATGCTGATAAGTGTGGAATGTTTTATCCAAATGATGAAATTTTGGTACCATTCAAAAAAGAtttggataaaaaaatgttgtcaTTTGTTATATGTTTCAGAGTTTCCGAGCTTGTTGGGTTTGACACTATAGACAATGAAAATTATGCGTGGCAAGATCTTCAGTTTCACTCCGATATGGCTGCTAAAGCAGAAGCTATGGAAACAGTTGAAGGGAAAGGAAGAGAAAGTGATCATGAAAATGTGGTTCTGCTAAAAGAGCAatacttgaagaatcaagacgAACTCAGGCGTCTGGCAAGACAACATGAAGTGATGTTTCAGTTAATGGCTTTGAAAGAGAAGAGGGGTGAAGAATGCAACTCCTCACTAGTGTTCTAAGGAATCAGCAACAACCATCATCTTCTTGAAATTTTATCATGTTTAAATTCTCTTAATTCTCAAACTCATGACAGTGAtgctattttcatattttcttttctgttGATAACTAATGAAGGTGACAGTAATACTAATTTTGATGAGTTATGATATGATTTTTGGATGTAGAAGAGAAATAAAAGCTCTAATAATTATTCATGATGAAACTAGGAAAGATCTATGCTTCACTTCGTATCACTTTCtttcaatcatttttaaaatgtgttaATTTTCAATGAGTTGTTATGGGAGAATATAAATGCTTCTTAATGGATAATGAGATGAATTTTTAGCTTTGATGGTGAAAATGGGAAGAAATCTCACTAGATTTCttgacaattattttattatcctacaagtttttcaattttgatttcaaatgttattgtttgatatttttgtttccCTTTTCGTGAAAGCTTCTGCGATAGCATCATTCtcattccaatttttttatttttttttggtacaattctCATTCCAATTTCAAACTTCTGTGAAAAGAATACATATTTCAACTAGCCctcttatttgtttatttagcAGTACTCACACAAACCTTTTTTTGCTATTTATTGCGGAATCTATGGTTCCTTTTTTTCtaggcttaattgatctgccgatcccttaacttatttcttttattcaatttggtctcataagtgTTAAGtttctcaaacacgtcccttaacttatttcttttattcaatttggttcaattttgataattttaatccctaaaaaatgACACCGTTGGATTACGGAGGTCCATCAGAGTTtatagtgtatcaccaacacctaatttattcactttcttcttcttcatcactaAATCCAGCAAATATCACCATCTTCATCgtaaaaaatccagaaaaattaaaaaattaaacaattcatTCATCACTTCTTAGGTAAACCGTTATTTGTCAAAACAGAAGCTTTGTAATAACAGGTgttcttcataaaataaaaataataatcaacaatttCAAGGTGCCGTTTTGGTTCATCGGTGGTGCTCCGATGATGGTCCTTATTTTATTCTCTCCGTTTTCACTTGTTTTTCTCCGTTAAGCAAGGTTCCGACTCTATCTCTCTTCAAGATCTTGCTTTCTCTGGCGCGGTCTTGTTCGATTCTACTGGCTCGAAGCTCGTGGAGCTCTTTCTTTGATTTTGGTGTTCTGGGTGTGGTTCTCTCAAACCTGGTACTATGAGTTTTGTCTCTCCGGTGAGGTTTTGTTGGTTCCtcttgatttgaaatttgtgcAGGTTTCATGAAGGTCAATTCTTGGTGATTCGACGACATTCTAGGTGTTGTTCATTCATCTTTGGTGTTATGGACTTTGCTTCTATAGCGAGATTCCGTTCGTACCTCTTGATTTGAAGTTGGTCACGATTGTTTTGAAGTTACTCCAGGCCTGCGATTTCCTTGTTGAAGTTAATTTGTTGTTGGATATGGTTTGTCTGTGGAAATTTCTTGAGCCACCGAAGGAGGTGACGCCGGAAAACCCCGCCTTAAAGTCAATTTGGTTTACAGTACTTACAATAGTCAATTCCATCACGTATGTACGATGTTAATGATGAGTTTAGTTGTTATAATGTTTTGATCTTttgagatgttttttttttttttttgagaaaatcttTTGAGATGTTGttaaagagagaagatgaagtttatTGTTTTTACTGAGTTttattgatgaatattgatgaagatgagggaagaagaagaagaagaaagtaaataaattcgATAGACCTTCGTAAcggtttctttttttttttggattaaaatcatcaaaatttgcccaaattgaataaaaaaaaaattaagggacgtgtttgagaaacttaagacttatgagaccaaattgaataaaagaaataagttaagggaccgacagatcaattaagccttttttctACCTTgcataattgattttggaaGAAGATCCTTGGCATAATTGTTTAATTTGCTCTCATATTTTTCGTGAGGGAAACTGTTGTCCAGACAAATTAGCAAATTATGGTCACTCTTTTTCTGGCACCATTTAATTGGATTCGTTACCTTGGTTTCTGTCATAGGACTTCTCCTGAGACCGCACGGGTCTACCTATTTATAGGTTCccatatggtttttttttttttgttctttttacatGTCTTCTGAGGGTTTTGATTTGGTCTCcctcttatatatatttttctcctttttttttttttaataatatatatggatAAGGTGCTAGTGGATGGAGGTTTTCGTGGGGTGCCAACCTAATTGGGATATTGCAGATTCCTCTTGATGCCCTTCCTATctatttgcttataaaaaaaaaaatctcttatcTCTAAAATTAATCATGGTTTAATTTCTGCAATAAATCTTCATTAACATCATAGgagaaatattttaattaaaaggatGAACTTAATGTGTCCACGAATGACATAGATTGAAACCACAAGGTATGGATCATGGTCACTGTTTCTATTCACCTTTCTCTATCTCTGTCTCAATGAGATTAGTTGATTTCTTATGTTTATCGAAGATATGCGCTATTTATTGTCGATGAAATATAAGTGTTAGAACGACAACTAGCAACTGAAGATTAATAAGAAACGAAAATTAAAGGCAATGAATGGACGATCTTTGTTAACACAGTTCTATCAATGATGCCTACCTTTGTGACGATAGTGTAGGTACAGTTCAACTTGTATTAATTTGATAATTAGGGTTTCAGTGTTACAGGCAATATATATAGCACTATTACTACAATTCAGTTTACaatatgaaaaatgatatttgtacaaccatttttgtacaacttttgtacaattttttctctcatactcacattatcttattattctctctctttccttttctctctccattgtttttgaccaatgaaaagatgGTTCCTCCTACAAACCAGGAGTAGTCCCGTCCCCTTACACTTTCAAGAGATTCCACTATAATCTCACtagattacaattgctcaaggACATTTTCAAGAGACTtccaaatgctcaagcacacaaacaAGACTTTCAATGCTCAATCACAACTAAAAGAGACTTTCACTGCTCAAGCATGcatgcaagagacttcttacacttgatatacaacCAGAGGTGTAAACAATACAATACTGAACAAACTCTTATTACTTAGAATTTATAAGTAacaaactttgataagaaattcctAAGAGTTCTTTGTGCTATTTGATTTTGGCAGAATAATGGCACAGTAAAAATACCAGAGTCTTGTCGTTattcttcaagtcttcaacTCCTTATATAGGCAAGGATTTGAGAGACATTAGAGAACAAATGCTGCGTATTATGAGTCGTTGAAAAGCTTTAAATCAAGAATGTTAGCCCTTTTCCTGATATGGATAGTTCGTTGATTGATCAATTGAAATTCCTTTGCGGAAACTGGAATTATCAGTTCATTCTCTTTGTCCTTGaagttctttgtttgtttctataCGTGATCAGAAGAAGACAAATTGTACTAGCATACTCTGATAGAGGTAACTACATAAGAGGACAAATCTTACGCGGAGTCTGGATCCCTCAAGATCATTTGAGTCTGGAGGTGTTCCAAGTCCGATGAGGTCTTCCGAGTCTGATGAGAGTCTACAACATCTGAGTAGCATCCTTTCTTCTGATCCAAGGTGTTGACTTCTGGTTGACCTTCCTTCAGATCTTCTACCATAGTCTTTAAGTTTCTCTTGTGCTTCTGATGCTCTTTATACATGTTCAGactttgttaaattttaatctatggtcctgcacacttaaacatatattaacataCCAAATAGttctttaatactttgttatcataaAAACCTTATAGGAATTGTACAaaccatcatactcatttcaaactttgtttgcatcatctttaattttttttgcaaatagtAGCATCAGTAGAACCAAAAatgatatcatcaacatatatctgaACAATTAAGATATAATTCTTCAGAGTCTTTTTGAAGAGAGTAGTGTTAACTTGACTTCTTTTGAAATCATTTTGTGTAAGAGAGTAACTTATTCTGTCATACCAAACTCTAGGAGCTTGCTTCAAACCATGTAGTGacttttttagtttaaaaacaTACTTTGGATGTTTTAAATCTTCAAACCAGGTGATTGTTTAACATATACCTTTTCAGATACGACACCATTTAACAATACACTCTTAACATCCATTTGACATAAAACGATGTAATGATTAACTAGATATGTTTAAGCAACAGGTGCAAAGGTTTCAATGCAATCTATATCCTCCTGCTGACTATAACCTTGAGCTACAAGTATagctttattttctttaaaccCTAGAAACTTTTGGACTTTCTCTCTTCTTGTGCACCGCAAAAATACTTTGTAGATCAAAttactttctcttttcttcttcttttcatatCCAAAATCTTATCACTCTGCAGAGATGTCACCGATCGCGATccattgtttcttcttcctcatTTTTCTATGTTCTTTGGTTCCTctgttcatttatttttctcttcttcctctcgtTCTATATGttcctcttctttcttttctttgttcatCTGTGTAGAATGGTGTATTTAAGTTTTTACATGATGGGTTATTGAATCAAATGATGATTCTTTTTTCATCTACTAGtgtgtttaattttattaatccACTATCACCATTATGCttaattttgatgaattaaattaaattagttgagtgttatatttaattttatattaaatatatgattttttatacTCTAGTATTATTCGTGTAATTTGTCTAGAAATGATCAAATAGCAGCAGTCATCCCGCTATGTACTATCCCGTTATCCCACTTTTGAGGTCAGCCGCTACGTACCGTTATCCAAGATTGACTATGTATTTGTTCAACTGAAAATACATGTGAATTCTATAATAAGAAGAGTAGATCTGATGGATGATAGTCAAACCTCTAGAGGAAGATAAAGCCCTAAATAACAtaagaaaatttattaagaaagatCTTGAGATTAATGAGTTTGTTAGAAATACGGTTTGGGATGGAACATTATTGCGTTGTTTTATCCAAATAGTCAACCTCACTTAATGAGATAATGTTTGGTTGTTGTTACTTGGTTTGTTTGCCGTACTCCAACTGTGCATTAGCCTAACTCTTGCAGGCACATGCTATCGCATGGACACGTGGAAATACGGGTTTTTGCATTCTGTTGTTGGTTcttgaaaaatttgtttatcCCGCAAGTCCATTAATCACTTGAGAATCAATTAATCTAATTAAAGGCAATAAAGACAAACCAAAACGCTTAAATGAACCATAAAGGTTATTTTGAGACTGCTAAAAAGTCAGATgataaaaatggaaaatgagTGTCTACTTGTAACTTGTAAGGACAGTAAAGGTATTTATTTACACAATAGCAATgataaaaatggaaaatgaaaTAGTTTTACTTCATCTAAGTTCCCCCACAATTGCAGTGATGACTGTTGCCATTGCTGTATGCATTTGGGTACTTCGCATCCAGACACTTTAAGCCCCATATCCGGACTGTCCGGTCATCACTTGCTGAGGCCAACATGTGGGGGTTAGCTGGATTCCAGCTCACACAGTTAACGGCTCCAGAATGACCGGGCAACGCATCTACCAAGTCCCCTGAGCTTCTGTGCCATATGTAAACCTAGCAAACATGGAAATCCAATAAACTTAATGGTTGCACGATAGAATTTATAGAAATTACTATGAGGGGAAAGTCAGTCAACGAATGAAGTCCAAGTTCGTCTCTGAAATTGTAGGACACTCACAAGTTAATACCTCAAAAGTTAGAAAATTGACAAAACATCTCTGAATATTATAAATTCTTGGTCATTTTAGCCTCCAGATGCTGTCTTCCATGTgcaaatatttcaaattagtccttatggtttaatattcaaaatcaaactacTCTCTAAAAAATTACTTATCGCGTTAGTCCTCATAGAGCTAAAACTCAATACTACCCAAAATATTCTGTGTAGCTAAAACAGCCGACAACGACCACGTTCAATAAGATTAAGGTCAATTTCATTAATTCAGAGACTAATCTGACAACACCCCTACAATTCATGGGCCAAAATGGTATTTCACTCGTCTGTTGACTATATTAAAGGCAACCTCACAAGCAAAAATAACATGATGTCTTTCATAGACAACCAATTAGAGTAATACCTGTGAATCCTCACTTCCACTAGCAATAAACGATTGCTTAAGCCCTCCAAAGCAAGATCTAATAACAAACCGGGAGCGTCTATGACTTTTATATTTACCAACAAGCTTAAGATCTCCTTCTATATTCCAAAGATGTATTTCCTGGTTCAGAAGATTAACCAACAAGAATCTGCTATCCTTTGACAAAGAGAATGATGTTATAGTCTGATCCTCTTCAATAAATCTCTCAACCTTCGTTTCTTTATTGAAGAGCAGTATTGCATTTTCTTTACAAATACTCAGAATATGTTCCCCATCACCTGTTATTTCCAAATCAGAAATCTTGAGGGTTTTCTGTCCTTTCCAAGACTCAACTTCTTTCCCGTCTAATTCCCACATGCAAATGCTTTTGTCACTGAGGCCAGAAAGTATATACTTTCCACAAGGAAACCATGCACAGGAGATCAGGCCAGAACCATTCTTTTCATAAACTTGCAGGCATTTACCCGTAGAGACATCCCAACGCCTAACAGCTTCCTCCACTCCACATGTAAGAAGCTCTTGGCCATTAGGACTCCAGGAAACAGATGAAACAGATTTCTGGTGACCAGATAATTTATGCTTCATAGACAGTCCATCATTTGTGTCTACCTATAGAAGGAAGGCCAAATAACAAAATATGTGAAACCCAACATCATAGCATTAAGTAACATTTTGTGTCTATGTGTAAGCAGATCAATATTTACGGGAGCATGATGCAACAAACATGCATCAAACACGAAAAAAATACTTTACTCTTATGAGCACATCACCCAGTCAAGTTATGGTAGATACTTTGCTGCTAAACTATAAGTCAAAACGGCGACTTGTCTGGTTAAACATAATAACTATAAAAGGTCTCAGCGAGTAATGGAGGGCAAATACATAATTAACTATTCCCAGATCCATATCCAGGGAATACAAGGTTGGCTTGGTGGTTGGGTGGGGAAGTTAACGAATAAAGTGATAAGGTGGTTTTGCATTCTATCCCCACCCACAACACAAAACTAACATATACTAACATTTTCCATTccaaataaagtaaaaataaaaaatccccaGTTCCTACAACTCCGGTGAAGTCTTGCTGCTGTCTCCATTCTCATGCACTAGCAGCCAGATTCCATCACCAGTGATCTTTTTCTGTCTTTATTTTAGACTAATCATTTTCTAGTCCATTGCTCAATTCCACTTTTTTCTGGCTGAAATTTAATTGAGAGCTCAGCTGTCTTTTCACAGTCAAAGCTACTTCTTGTGCCTCTGTTTACCCCCCGAGAGGCTGCTTGACCGTGCATTGACCACAACTTATCCTTTGTTGGATTTGCTTCCATTTAACTTGTATTTGATCTACTGGTCCCCTTCCTACTATTATTGCTGAGTTCTTGGGGTTTTCTTATCTAAGTATCAATGTTTGTCACTATTAGGTTAGATTTGTTCGTGACAAGCTGAAGCTTAATGTgtcaaatgaaaaaattaagagCAGTGTTGATTATGTTCTTTGTTATTGATAGTTTACATGGCATCATCACTGGGATGATTAAAACATTTCTATTTCACCTtaaatttatgaattaaattaagTGTATATACACACAAAGTGGAAAACACAAATAAGATGCAACAGGGACATGACTTTAGACTACACTTAATTTAACAACCCAAACTTGGATCTTATATGAGatgatttattgattttgaacacATCATGAAGAGGGTTATGGTCTTTtactatttttgaataaaacatGAACTACACCAAAGTAACATAGAATTGAACAATGTTGGACCAGGGATTATGCTATTGATAACAGATGCAGATATCCTATGTAACTGTACAAGAGAACGTGTATTACATCAATTTGGGATATATGAATAACAACTTACAATTGGTCACTGCATTTAGGATCTGATGTTCAAAAGATAACAAGCATATATTTCATCATTAGGTATTACCTCCCAAATGATTGCAGTTCGATCATTTGAAGCTGTGGCTAAATATTTCCCATCATGTGAAAATTGTACAAACCATACTTCATCGTCATGGGCATCTAATATCTGTCAGATATTTGATGAATAATAAAATAGCATCAGAACAAATATACTGCCCATGCTATAGAAAGAAATGCAGGATTGTCATGGTTAAACATGTCAAATGTTCCGTGGTTAACATCAATCAAAGCATACAATATAGAGCATACACAAatctaacaataaaaaaacttaCACTACAATGGTCTTGATAGAAAAATACAATTACagtttatatgaaatttttctgcaaaacgATTAGATCTGCAATGCTGCATTGATCTGATTATAGAGTGCTAAAACCCGACAAGATCAATGTCACAGATGAGAATGTCATGATGAATTAGCGGTTGCACAAAACATAACATGATTATAACTACaattattagaaacaaaattgaatttgcTCCCATTGCAGAAAATATGACACGGTCCCATCCTAGGTTTTAACACATTGTAAAAGCATTGGTGAAGAGGGTTGATCGATGGAAAATGGCCGAGTAGTTAGAGATAGGGTGGATATAAAATACCATATGTTAACCCATTTAGAATcatatcaattttattatttaaagaataaaaaaattggatactCCTCCAATGAGAAATGTATATGTGCGGGACATGGGTACTTCTCCATTTTTGGAGTATCAAGGCTTCCTAGGTGTCCATCCACAAATCTATTATAACATTTATCATCTACAACATCATGCGTAACATCGTATTGACTCTTCACTACCCAGCAATGAGTCCAAAACATACCTACATTTCATCCAGCCCAACTTGTATTCTATGGTTTACATCTCCCTTCATTTCCTATCAATTTGTGTGCTTACGATAAAATGTACActccatgtatttttttttacttctattCAAATAGAAGCATACGCTTCCAGAACTTGTGACCACAATTATAACTTCCCATCTATTTTTTTCGAAACTTGTCTCCAACTAGAACCAAATCATTTGTAGAAAGCATGGCATCATGGCATTGTTTCAGAAAGAATACCCAAACCAAGACCAAGGTAAAGAATACTATATTAGGGACTCCAAGTCGACCATCAGTATAGTATTACACTTCTATATTATGTTCTCACACTTGTCATTAATCTATTGTACATATACTTGAGAATATGACTGCAGTCTTACTTGGTGCCTTTGACAATAACACTCTGGGCACTGTatccaaaattaaagaaaatcaaGCCTTAATCTATAAAATTAACTAATAGTCATAGCAAATATATTGCTTCGTTAGTAAGCTTTCCCAgcataaaatcaaattgaatttttgtGATGTCTATCTATTACATTATACTCCACTCATCCAGAATTCTCTTACACGTCATAGTCTGGGCAAACAATTTTATGACCATCTTATGCCTTTTTCCTTCTATAATCTTACATGTCTCAATTATCTAAGTTCAGTCCAACTCTTTTGTCGCTATTCATCCTTGAAAGCAACCCAAAACAAAGAGTAAAAGAAATTGTAT
It encodes:
- the LOC25490564 gene encoding WD repeat-containing protein 26 homolog — protein: MGGVEDEEPALKRTKLLSKGLNSLSNGSSSVERVVGSSSELMARPLSSEGDNEVVGSKGIIKKGEFVRIITKALYSLGYKKTGENLEEESGIPLNSSVVNVFMQQVLDGDWEESVSTLNKIGLEDERIVRAASFLILEQKFFELLDGDKVMDALKTLRTEITELCVDSARIRELSSCLLSPSDQCGSSGRDFIRAKTRLKLLEELQKLIPPTVMIPENRLEHLVEQALILQRDACSFHNSLDKEMSLYSDHHCGKTQIPSRTLQILDAHDDEVWFVQFSHDGKYLATASNDRTAIIWEVDTNDGLSMKHKLSGHQKSVSSVSWSPNGQELLTCGVEEAVRRWDVSTGKCLQVYEKNGSGLISCAWFPCGKYILSGLSDKSICMWELDGKEVESWKGQKTLKISDLEITGDGEHILSICKENAILLFNKETKVERFIEEDQTITSFSLSKDSRFLLVNLLNQEIHLWNIEGDLKLVGKYKSHRRSRFVIRSCFGGLKQSFIASGSEDSQVYIWHRSSGDLVDALPGHSGAVNCVSWNPANPHMLASASDDRTVRIWGLKCLDAKYPNAYSNGNSHHCNCGGT